The DNA window CGCCCGATCCAGGACATCGCGGGCCGTACGGTAGATCCCGTGGGGAGACGCGTCATCGAGATGGGACATGACGCGTGGGTCGTCCGGCACGCTCCCGTACTGCTCGTCGGCGCAGTTGACGATGCCCATTCGGTTGACGAGGAAATCGGGAACGTAGACGATGCCGCGGCCCGCGAGTCGCTCGTCGTCCGCCTCGGGATCCTCGAGCTGGTTGTTCGCCGCGCCGCAGACGACCCGTGCCCGCACCGAGGGGATCGTCCTCGAGTTGAGCACGCCCCCCACCGCGCACGGGGAGAGAATGTCCACCGGCTCGGCCAGGATCGACTCGTCTCCGGCCGGGACCTGGCGCAGCTCCAGCGGAGCGTCCGGATGCCGGCGCCGGAGGGCTTCGATCCGGCGCGCATCGGGATCGGCGCCGACCACCCGCGCCACCCCCGCCTCCAGAAGATGCGTGACCAGCCTGCCGCCCACCTCTCCGAGCCCCTGCACAGCCACCGACTTGCCGCGCAGCCCACCCATCCCCAGATGGTCGAGCGCGGCGCGCATTCCGCAGACGACACCCCGCGCGGTCGGCCCGGAGGGGTTGCCGCTTCCGCCGAACTCGGGCGGGATGCAGGTCGTAAAGCGCGTCCGGCTGAAGACGGCCGCCATGTCCTCGGCCGTCGTCCCGGAATCCTCGGCGGTCACGTAGCATCCACGAAGCGAGCTGATGAACGCGCCGTACTCTTCGTACAGCCGGCGGCGCGGGCCGGGCTGTTCGGGGTCGATCGCCCCGGCGGGGTCGATCACCCCCTTGCCACCGCCCCACCATAGACCGGCGAGCGCGTTCTTGAGCGTCATTCCGTACGACAGGCGGAGCCCGTCCCGGAACCACGATTCGATCGTGTCGTAGCGCCGGAGCCGCACGCCGCCCGCCGCCTGGCCGCGGCACGTCCGGTGGACGAACGCCCCTTGCAGCGCCCCCGTCTCCGGCCCGACCTGGAAGAAGACCGCCTCGTGCTCCCGGTGATCGCGGCGTTCGGAAGCGAGCCAGGCCGCCAGCGGGGCCAGCGCTTCGTGCGAGGCCCGGGGCGGCTCTCCCGGCCGAGGCGGCGCGAGAAAGGCGCGGCGGATCCCCCGCTCGCGAAGAAAGGCACAGAACGATTCCGGGTCGAGGCGATGGAGCTCGGGCATGGGACAGCCTCTCGGGGCGGGGATAGAGGCTGGACCGATCCGCTGCCTCCCGCAACCCGACACGGCGGCGCCGTGAACGATCCGCGGGAAGGGCGGCGGAGGGAGCTCGGGGGCTCCGGGCGGTCGGCCGACGGATGGGGCCGGGCGGCCGGCTCGGCCGCCGGGCGGCATTCCGGGAGCCGTTCGGCAACACCGGCGGCGGCCGCCCCGGTCTCGCCAGGGCCCCGGGGCTCTCCTCCTCCGGTGGCCGAACGGCGGCCGAGGCGATGCGGGCCCGCCCCCGGGGGGTTTCTCCCGCTTCCCGTTTGTGGCAGTGTGCGCCCATGGTCGACGCCGTGTGCCGGTGGGCCGGGCTGGCAGCCGCACTCGCCGGAGCGCTGGCTTGCGCGGCCGGCTCGCGCGAGGCGAACGGAGAGCGTCCCGGCCGGCCTCGGATTCGCGTGCTGGGGACGGTCCAGGACGGGGGACTGCCCCACCCGGCCTGCACCTGCCGCCGGTGCGAGCGGGCCCGACGGAACCCTGCGGCTCGGCGCTTCGTCGCCTCGATCGCGATCGTCCTTCCCGACCGGCGGATCTTCCTGGTGGACGCGACTCCCGATCTTGCCGCCCAGCTCGATCTCCTTCGGGACGTGCGCCGGGCGCCGGAAGGTCGGGTCGATCGGTCACCCTTGGCCGGCGTTTTCCTGACCCACGCCCACATCGGCCACTATCTCGGCCTGGCCTACCTCGGCTACGAGGCGGTGAGCACGCGCGGCATTCCCCTGTACGGGACCCCGTCGATGCTGGCGTTCATCGAGGAGAACGAGCCCTGGCGGCTCCTCGTCCGGCGCGGACACGTGTCGCCGCGCGCGATCCGGCCGGGCCGGCCGGTCTCCCTCGGCGGGGGCGTGACCGTGCGCCCCCTTTCCGTCCCCCACCGCGACGAGCTCACCGACACGGTCGGCTTCGCGATCGAGGGACCCCGGCGCAGCGTCCTGTACGTCCCGGACACCGACGGGTGGGACCGGTGGGACCCGCCTCCGGAGGAGATCGTCGCGCGGTTCGACGCCGCGATCGTCGACGGAACGTTCTTCTCCGGAAACGAGCTTCCCGGGCGGTCCACGGCGGAGATCGGTCATCCGCTCGTTCGCGAGACGATCGACCGGCTCGGACCGGTGGTGGCGCGAGGCACCGAGATCCTCTTCACCCACCTGAACCACTCGAACCCGGCCCTCGATCCCGGCAGCCCCGAGCGCCGGCTCCTCGAGAAGGCCGGATTCCGGGTCGCCCGCGAGGGCGAGGAGCTGGATCTCTGAACGGCGGCGGTGCCTCCGGGAGCCGGGGTGCCGTTCGGTCCGCCGCCTCTTCACCACGCGGCCGGATCCAACTCGCCGCCAAGAGCACGAGGAACGAGGCCGCCAAGGCGACGGCGGAGGGGACGGCGCCGGCCGCGAGCGGCGGGCGCGGCAGCCCGGGAAAGAACGGCTGGCGCTGCAGGAACTCGAGGGCCACGTTCAGCACGAGGCCGGTTCCGATCGAAAGGCTGGCGGCGCGCGCCGTCACTCCCGGCCAGTTCAGCCCGACCGCCAGCGCCGGCGCGAGCGCCGCGGCGAACGTTCCGAACGCGAAGGTCCCGAGCAGCGCGATGAGGTCGGCGTGCAGCCACGCGAGCACGGCCGCACCGACCAGCAACGCGCCGGTGGCGATCCGTCCCCAGAGCAGCTCGCGCCGCAGCGGCCGCCCCAGCGCCCGCGGAAGATCCCGCACGATCGCCGCCGCCCCGACGTTCACGAAGGAATCGACCGTGGACATGATCGCCGCCAGAACTCCCGCCAGGGCGAGACCGACCACCCCGTCGGGCGCGATCCGGAGCAGGAACGCGAGCGTCGCCTCGTCGGGCCGGTCCAGCGGTGGGAGCCTCCCCTGCGCCACCAGCGCCGGAACGGCCAGCCCGAGACCGAACCAGATCGCCAGACACAGCGCCTGCCCCGAGGTCACGGCGACCGGAAGCCAGCGGAGCTTCGCCGGATCGCGAAGCATGAAGAACTTGTGGAGCAGATGCGGCTGCCCGAGCGTTCCGACCGAGAAGACGAACCAGAACCCCAGCGCGGTCGTGACCGGCGCCTGCCCGAAGGGCTCGAGAAACCGGCTGCCGAAGCGGCTGGAGATGGAGGCCGCCATCGCCGGCAGCCCTCCCCCCTCAGCGATGGCAACGCCGAAGACGCCGACCGCTGCCGCCACCATCAGCGCGCCCTGGAGCAGGTCGGTGTAGGCGGCGG is part of the Acidobacteriota bacterium genome and encodes:
- a CDS encoding sodium/proline symporter produces the protein MAPAFGRPLVVAAAGLYGLAVLAVGLWAGRRTRTARDFFIAGQDLGLWVTAAATMSAAFSGFVFLGGPGLTYRIGLGSLFICLPVGFTSAMLCWTVGRRLRELAGAAPVLTVPDVILQRYGSRTASGLAALAVVVGVCGYLGAQILALGIVVEAVFGTRASLGEWSLPVAMAAGTIVVLAYTSAGGMVAAAYTDLLQGALMVAAAVGVFGVAIAEGGGLPAMAASISSRFGSRFLEPFGQAPVTTALGFWFVFSVGTLGQPHLLHKFFMLRDPAKLRWLPVAVTSGQALCLAIWFGLGLAVPALVAQGRLPPLDRPDEATLAFLLRIAPDGVVGLALAGVLAAIMSTVDSFVNVGAAAIVRDLPRALGRPLRRELLWGRIATGALLVGAAVLAWLHADLIALLGTFAFGTFAAALAPALAVGLNWPGVTARAASLSIGTGLVLNVALEFLQRQPFFPGLPRPPLAAGAVPSAVALAASFLVLLAASWIRPRGEEAADRTAPRLPEAPPPFRDPAPRPRGRPGIRPSRGAGARGCRDRGPGSSGSGG
- a CDS encoding Glu/Leu/Phe/Val dehydrogenase, translating into MPELHRLDPESFCAFLRERGIRRAFLAPPRPGEPPRASHEALAPLAAWLASERRDHREHEAVFFQVGPETGALQGAFVHRTCRGQAAGGVRLRRYDTIESWFRDGLRLSYGMTLKNALAGLWWGGGKGVIDPAGAIDPEQPGPRRRLYEEYGAFISSLRGCYVTAEDSGTTAEDMAAVFSRTRFTTCIPPEFGGSGNPSGPTARGVVCGMRAALDHLGMGGLRGKSVAVQGLGEVGGRLVTHLLEAGVARVVGADPDARRIEALRRRHPDAPLELRQVPAGDESILAEPVDILSPCAVGGVLNSRTIPSVRARVVCGAANNQLEDPEADDERLAGRGIVYVPDFLVNRMGIVNCADEQYGSVPDDPRVMSHLDDASPHGIYRTARDVLDRA
- a CDS encoding MBL fold metallo-hydrolase, with translation MGPGGRLGRRAAFREPFGNTGGGRPGLARAPGLSSSGGRTAAEAMRARPRGVSPASRLWQCAPMVDAVCRWAGLAAALAGALACAAGSREANGERPGRPRIRVLGTVQDGGLPHPACTCRRCERARRNPAARRFVASIAIVLPDRRIFLVDATPDLAAQLDLLRDVRRAPEGRVDRSPLAGVFLTHAHIGHYLGLAYLGYEAVSTRGIPLYGTPSMLAFIEENEPWRLLVRRGHVSPRAIRPGRPVSLGGGVTVRPLSVPHRDELTDTVGFAIEGPRRSVLYVPDTDGWDRWDPPPEEIVARFDAAIVDGTFFSGNELPGRSTAEIGHPLVRETIDRLGPVVARGTEILFTHLNHSNPALDPGSPERRLLEKAGFRVAREGEELDL